The following coding sequences are from one Mytilus trossulus isolate FHL-02 chromosome 8, PNRI_Mtr1.1.1.hap1, whole genome shotgun sequence window:
- the LOC134727768 gene encoding C3 and PZP-like alpha-2-macroglobulin domain-containing protein 8: MRFGVEACNDACILLSSAVNLQSQDFYEICIGGSNNKVTNIRRKHNTGNVHQINTIDIVNYTEQRTLIVRWMLNGEITLLKETNGGTEVVMKWTDPNPIPIHGVGIMTGWGADGLWTLEHSSFLIGRYCGIPTTYGNMVLLSTSENYIMVLKIHRLRVFRMDAID; encoded by the exons ATGAGGTTTGGAGTAGAGGCTTGTAATGATGCATGTATCCTCTTATCATCTGCAGTCAACCTACAGTCTCAAgacttttatgaaatttgtattGGTGGATCAAACAACAAAGTGACAAATATCCGTCGGAAACACAACACTGGGAACGTTCACCAGATTAATACAATTGATATTGTAAACTATACTGAACAAAGAACACTGATTGTGAGATGGATGCTCAATGGAGAAATAACCCTTCTTAAAGAAACCAATGGTGGAACGGAAGTAGTAATGAAATGGACAGATCCCAACCCAATACCCATACATGGTGTCGGAATCATGACTGGATGGGGAGCAGACGGACTTTGGACTTTAGAACATTCAT CTTTCCTTATTGGACGTTATTGTGGTATTCCTACCACATACGGTAATATGGTGTTACTTTCTACTTCA GAAAATTATATTATGGTTTTGAAAATACACAGACTAAGAGTGTTTCGGATGGATGCCATTGATTAA